A genome region from Oryzias melastigma strain HK-1 linkage group LG12, ASM292280v2, whole genome shotgun sequence includes the following:
- the si:ch211-282j22.3 gene encoding ER degradation-enhancing alpha-mannosidase-like protein 3 isoform X2 produces the protein MILKTLLVTSFCVLVKCQESPGMTVEEKAVIRNQIVEMFDHAYGNYMKHAYPADELMPLSCKGRVRGQEPNRGDIDDSLGKFSLTLIDTLDTLVVLNKLDEFEDAVKKAVKDVRLDNDVVVSVFETNIRVLGGLLGGHIMADLLRQRGERMEWYRDELLNMAIELGHRLIPAFNTTSGLPYPKVNLRHGILKPLSRTGTESDTCTACAGTMILEFAALSRLSGQPVFEEHARKALDVLWERRQKGSDLVGTVINIHNGEWVRRDSGVGAGIDSYYEYLMKAYILLGDGVFLERFNVHYSAIMKYISQPPLLLNVHMHNPTVSVRSWMDSLLAFFPGLQVLRGDLKPAIETHEMLYQVTKQHKFLPEAFTTEFRVHWGQHLLRPEFAESTYYLYKATGDPYYLRVGQSIVEKLNTYARVPCGFAAVQDVRTGTHEDRMDSFFLAEMFKYLYLLFSDKSHVPIDIDDYIFTTEAHLLPVSLSTTKAPCPSNNTATVPVPPEEDLFSHSCPSTETLFPNNPTFAKTIREGYKYLTGVGQAFSPLPFREIELPLHDKGIEPVEFLKSMGISLSPLNDILSGDTNGHKDHKGVLRVKLVAEVSQTPEEEVVIPHVVQLISPPFLGRMVLTAGPAKFGVDLTKQEHGIIMREVTAKKRRSSKWLEMETPLKTSLCL, from the exons ATGATCCTGAAGACGCTTCTGGTCACCAGTTTTTGTGTCTTGGTAAAATGTCAGGAGAGCCCGGGAATGACAGTGGAGGAAAAGGCTGTTATCag gaatCAAATTGTTGAGATGTTTGACCACGCTTATGGAAATTACATG AAACATGCCTATCCGGCAGATGAACTGATGCCTCTGAGCTGCAAAGGGAGAGTTCGAGGACAGGAGCCAAACCGAGGGGACATTGATGATTCTTTGGGGAA GTTTTCTCTGACTCTGATTGACACCCTTGATACGCTGGTG GTTCTGAACAAGCTTGATGAGTTTGAGGATGCAGTGAAGAAGGCCGTGAAGGATGTACGCTTGGACAACGACGTGGTGGTGTCTGTGTTTGAGACCAACATCAGAGTCTTAGG CGGGCTCTTGGGTGGCCATATTATGGCGGATTTGTTGCGTCAGCGTGGAGAGAGGATGGAGTGGTATCGTGATGAGCTCCTAAACATGGCAATCGAGCTGGGCCATCGATTAATTCCTGCCTTTAACACCACAAGTGGCCTTCCCTATCCAAAG GTGAATCTGCGTCATGGCATTCTGAAGCCACTGTCACGCACAGGCACTGAATCAGACACCTGCACAGCGTGTGCAGGGACAATGATCCTGGAGTTTGCTGCTCTCAGCAGACTCTCCGGACAGCCTGTGTTTGAG GAACATGCTAGGAAAGCTCTCGATGTGCTCTGGGAGCGCAGACAGAAAGGAAGTGACTTGGTGGGCACTGTCATCAACATCCATAATGGAGAATGGGTCCGCAGAG ATAGTGGGGTTGGAGCTGGAATTGACTCGTACTATGAGTATCTGATGAAGGCTTACATTCTTCTTGGGGACGGTGTCTTTCTGGAGAGATTTAATGTT CACTATAGTGCTATTATGAAGTACATCAGTCAGCCCCCCCTGCTGCTCAATGTACACATGCACAACCCCACTGTGAGCGTGCGCAGCTGGATGGACTCCCTGCTGGCCTTCTTCCCTGGATTACAG GTTTTAAGAGGAGATCTGAAACCAGCCATTGAAACTCACGAGATGCTTTATCAAGTCACTAAACAGCACAAGTTTCTTCCAGAG GCCTTCACCACAGAGTTCAGAGTTCACTGGGGCCAGCACTTGCTGAGGCCAGAATTTGCAGAAAGCACCTACTACCTCTACAAG GCCACTGGAGACCCGTACTACCTCAGAGTGGGACAATCCATTGTGGAAAAGTTGAACACCTATGCCAGAGTGCCATGTGGGTTTGCTGCTGTGCAAGATGTCCGCACTGGAACTCATGAAGACAG GATGGACTCCTTCTTTCTGGCAGAGATGTTTAAATACCTTTACTTGCTGTTTTCGGACAAGAGCCACGTTCCCATTGACATTGATGATTACATCTTCACCACAGAGGCTCATCTCTTGCCCGTCTCTCTCTCCACTACTAAAGCACCGTGTCCATCCAACAATACA GCGACTGTTCCTGTGCCTCCAGAAGAGGATCTTTTCTCACACTCCTGTCCCAGCACAGAGACTTTGTTCCCCAACAATCCCACCTTTGCCAAAACCATCAGGGAAGGCTACAAGTACCTCACAGGAGTGGGACAGGCGTTCAGCCCTTTACCCTTCAG GGAAATTGAGCTACCCCTTCATGATAAAGGCATAGAACCAGTGGAGTTCTTAAAAAGTATGGGCATCTCTCTGAGTCCGCTAAACGACATTCTTTCAGGAGACACAAACGGCCACAAG GACCATAAAGGAGTTCTCCGGGTAAAACTTGTAGCAGAAGTGAGCCAGACAccagaggaggaggtggtgatACCACATGTTGTTCAACTTATATCCCCCCCCTTCCTGGGAAGGATGGTTCTCACAGCAGGCCCGGCCAAGTTTGGAGTGGACCTCACTAAGCAAGAACATGGG ATCATCATGAGGGAAGTAACAGCGAAGAAACGCCGCTCTTCCAAATGGTTGGAGATGGAGACTCCACTGAAGACATCACTTTGCCTTTAG
- the si:ch211-282j22.3 gene encoding ER degradation-enhancing alpha-mannosidase-like protein 3 isoform X1 — MILKTLLVTSFCVLVKCQESPGMTVEEKAVIRNQIVEMFDHAYGNYMKHAYPADELMPLSCKGRVRGQEPNRGDIDDSLGKFSLTLIDTLDTLVVLNKLDEFEDAVKKAVKDVRLDNDVVVSVFETNIRVLGGLLGGHIMADLLRQRGERMEWYRDELLNMAIELGHRLIPAFNTTSGLPYPKVNLRHGILKPLSRTGTESDTCTACAGTMILEFAALSRLSGQPVFEEHARKALDVLWERRQKGSDLVGTVINIHNGEWVRRDSGVGAGIDSYYEYLMKAYILLGDGVFLERFNVHYSAIMKYISQPPLLLNVHMHNPTVSVRSWMDSLLAFFPGLQVLRGDLKPAIETHEMLYQVTKQHKFLPEAFTTEFRVHWGQHLLRPEFAESTYYLYKATGDPYYLRVGQSIVEKLNTYARVPCGFAAVQDVRTGTHEDRMDSFFLAEMFKYLYLLFSDKSHVPIDIDDYIFTTEAHLLPVSLSTTKAPCPSNNTATVPVPPEEDLFSHSCPSTETLFPNNPTFAKTIREGYKYLTGVGQAFSPLPFREIELPLHDKGIEPVEFLKSMGISLSPLNDILSGDTNGHKDHKGVLRVKLVAEVSQTPEEEVVIPHVVQLISPPFLGRMVLTAGPAKFGVDLTKQEHGVKGSIVKASPYTACGPVDNAVEIKGRIALALRGDCMFAVKARWLQQAGAIGVIFIDHHEGSNSEETPLFQMVGDGDSTEDITLPLVFLFSREGALLTAALEEHHNVDVVLLPKERQLGQDKTQKPVSMNIKLRLMEHGEVEEGSPSLELIVEKEQEEEKLSGKQQDCTQTSEDDRTSTCSADSNTGPDQNP; from the exons ATGATCCTGAAGACGCTTCTGGTCACCAGTTTTTGTGTCTTGGTAAAATGTCAGGAGAGCCCGGGAATGACAGTGGAGGAAAAGGCTGTTATCag gaatCAAATTGTTGAGATGTTTGACCACGCTTATGGAAATTACATG AAACATGCCTATCCGGCAGATGAACTGATGCCTCTGAGCTGCAAAGGGAGAGTTCGAGGACAGGAGCCAAACCGAGGGGACATTGATGATTCTTTGGGGAA GTTTTCTCTGACTCTGATTGACACCCTTGATACGCTGGTG GTTCTGAACAAGCTTGATGAGTTTGAGGATGCAGTGAAGAAGGCCGTGAAGGATGTACGCTTGGACAACGACGTGGTGGTGTCTGTGTTTGAGACCAACATCAGAGTCTTAGG CGGGCTCTTGGGTGGCCATATTATGGCGGATTTGTTGCGTCAGCGTGGAGAGAGGATGGAGTGGTATCGTGATGAGCTCCTAAACATGGCAATCGAGCTGGGCCATCGATTAATTCCTGCCTTTAACACCACAAGTGGCCTTCCCTATCCAAAG GTGAATCTGCGTCATGGCATTCTGAAGCCACTGTCACGCACAGGCACTGAATCAGACACCTGCACAGCGTGTGCAGGGACAATGATCCTGGAGTTTGCTGCTCTCAGCAGACTCTCCGGACAGCCTGTGTTTGAG GAACATGCTAGGAAAGCTCTCGATGTGCTCTGGGAGCGCAGACAGAAAGGAAGTGACTTGGTGGGCACTGTCATCAACATCCATAATGGAGAATGGGTCCGCAGAG ATAGTGGGGTTGGAGCTGGAATTGACTCGTACTATGAGTATCTGATGAAGGCTTACATTCTTCTTGGGGACGGTGTCTTTCTGGAGAGATTTAATGTT CACTATAGTGCTATTATGAAGTACATCAGTCAGCCCCCCCTGCTGCTCAATGTACACATGCACAACCCCACTGTGAGCGTGCGCAGCTGGATGGACTCCCTGCTGGCCTTCTTCCCTGGATTACAG GTTTTAAGAGGAGATCTGAAACCAGCCATTGAAACTCACGAGATGCTTTATCAAGTCACTAAACAGCACAAGTTTCTTCCAGAG GCCTTCACCACAGAGTTCAGAGTTCACTGGGGCCAGCACTTGCTGAGGCCAGAATTTGCAGAAAGCACCTACTACCTCTACAAG GCCACTGGAGACCCGTACTACCTCAGAGTGGGACAATCCATTGTGGAAAAGTTGAACACCTATGCCAGAGTGCCATGTGGGTTTGCTGCTGTGCAAGATGTCCGCACTGGAACTCATGAAGACAG GATGGACTCCTTCTTTCTGGCAGAGATGTTTAAATACCTTTACTTGCTGTTTTCGGACAAGAGCCACGTTCCCATTGACATTGATGATTACATCTTCACCACAGAGGCTCATCTCTTGCCCGTCTCTCTCTCCACTACTAAAGCACCGTGTCCATCCAACAATACA GCGACTGTTCCTGTGCCTCCAGAAGAGGATCTTTTCTCACACTCCTGTCCCAGCACAGAGACTTTGTTCCCCAACAATCCCACCTTTGCCAAAACCATCAGGGAAGGCTACAAGTACCTCACAGGAGTGGGACAGGCGTTCAGCCCTTTACCCTTCAG GGAAATTGAGCTACCCCTTCATGATAAAGGCATAGAACCAGTGGAGTTCTTAAAAAGTATGGGCATCTCTCTGAGTCCGCTAAACGACATTCTTTCAGGAGACACAAACGGCCACAAG GACCATAAAGGAGTTCTCCGGGTAAAACTTGTAGCAGAAGTGAGCCAGACAccagaggaggaggtggtgatACCACATGTTGTTCAACTTATATCCCCCCCCTTCCTGGGAAGGATGGTTCTCACAGCAGGCCCGGCCAAGTTTGGAGTGGACCTCACTAAGCAAGAACATGGG GTGAAGGGAAGCATTGTCAAAGCATCCCCTTACACAGCATGTGGGCCTGTAGACAATGCAGTGGAAATTAAGGGCAGAATAGCTCTGGCTCTACGGGGTGACTGCATGTTTGCTGTTAAAGCTCGCTGGCTGCAACAAGCAGGAGCCATTGGAGTCATTTTTATAG ATCATCATGAGGGAAGTAACAGCGAAGAAACGCCGCTCTTCCAAATGGTTGGAGATGGAGACTCCACTGAAGACATCACTTTGCCTTTAGTCTTCCTGTTCAGTCGGGAGGGCGCCTTGCTCACGGCGGCCCTGGAGGAACACCACAATGTGGATGTGGTGCTGCTGCCCAAAGAGAGGCAGCTTGGACAAG ataaaacacaaaagccCGTCAGCATGAACATTAAACTCCGCCTGATGGAGCACGGAGAAGTAGAAGAAGGAAGTCCTTCGCTGGAGCTGATCGTGGAGAAGgaacaggaggaggaaaaactCAGTGGGAAACAACAAGACTGCACACAGACATCGGAAGATGACAGAACTTCAACATGCTCAGCAGACTCTAATACTGGACCTGACCAAAATCCTTGA